Genomic window (Desulfobaccales bacterium):
ATGCGATACAAATCCCGTCGATTTGTCGTGCGCCGTACAAGACGCCTTCGTCATAGGGGGTAAATAGAGTGACATTTGCGCCGCTGGCCACCTCCTTCAGGGAGAGAATCTCCGCAATCTTTTCCACATCGCGCGACACATAGGCCATGACCCGCTGGTAACGAACGGCAGGGGCATATCGGGCCGCACCGGAAAAACCGGTCAAGGCGTATGCTGTTCCCTCTTTTTCACAGGTCTTCGCCAGGTCAGCCTCCATCTCGGCCATGCTTTTCAGCGTGTAGTAGTTTCGGGGTACATTCTTCCTGAAGCTGTAGTTTCCCGACCACTCGGATAGAAGGCTCTCCGGATCCTTGAGCAGCAACCCGGCATCGGAACTTTTAAGCCACTCGCGATCTTCCAGGAGGCTCTTGACATTGGAAACCTGCCCCAGGCTGACTTCCGCCTCTTCTGCCAATGCCTGGACCCTCCACGCCTTTTTAGGATCAGTCAGAAGCACACGTAAGACTCGTGCCGCCTTTGGGGAATAGAGGGAACGAAGATCCCGCTTTTCAGCAAAAGGATTGGGTTTGCATTCCTGTTCGATATAGACTTGGCCAAAGGCCAGTCGGCAGTTTCCGGCAAGATCCAGATACCCGATTTTCTCCTGAACACATATCTCGGCTGTCTGGGGTGAGATATATGGCGCCGAAAACACACCGTACACGTCAGGTTCACGCTCCAGAACACGGGCG
Coding sequences:
- a CDS encoding type IV toxin-antitoxin system AbiEi family antitoxin, with product MTTGSFHYNVHFQQMLKGRLAMKVNGKNILEEVENALRACLQRVPFLEIESLERELNVGDVRIDIVATVRMAKQRQRLALEVKNNGQPRVARAAAFQLARVLEREPDVYGVFSAPYISPQTAEICVQEKIGYLDLAGNCRLAFGQVYIEQECKPNPFAEKRDLRSLYSPKAARVLRVLLTDPKKAWRVQALAEEAEVSLGQVSNVKSLLEDREWLKSSDAGLLLKDPESLLSEWSGNYSFRKNVPRNYYTLKSMAEMEADLAKTCEKEGTAYALTGFSGAARYAPAVRYQRVMAYVSRDVEKIAEILSLKEVASGANVTLFTPYDEGVLYGARQIDGICIASPVQVYLDLLGVKGRGEEAAKTILDEVIRRSW